In Cellvibrio polysaccharolyticus, a genomic segment contains:
- the aroC gene encoding chorismate synthase: MSGNTFGKSFTVTTFGESHGLALGCIIDGCPPGLPLTEEDIQVDLDRRKPGQSRFTTQRREDDVVKILSGVFEGKTTGTPIGLLIENTDQRSKDYSNIKDQFRPAHADYTYMHKYGVRDYRGGGRSSARETAMRVAAGAVAKKYLKAVAGIEIRGYLSQLGPIKIESVDWEEVGRNPFFCPDASKVPAMEEFMKALNKEGDSIGAKITVVATGVKPGLGEPIFDRLDAEIAHALMSINAVKGVEIGDGFDVVNQRGTQHRDEITPEGFLSNHAGGILGGISSGQDIVAHIALKPTSSLHIPGRSVDVQGNPVEVITKGRHDPCVGIRATPIAEAMLAMVLIDHLLRNRGQNADVHAGVPVIPSQA, from the coding sequence ATGTCTGGTAATACTTTTGGCAAATCGTTTACGGTCACGACTTTCGGTGAAAGTCATGGTTTGGCGTTGGGCTGTATCATTGATGGTTGCCCACCGGGTCTGCCGCTCACCGAAGAAGATATTCAGGTTGATCTGGATCGCCGCAAGCCGGGCCAATCCCGTTTTACCACCCAGCGTCGTGAAGATGACGTAGTGAAGATTCTCTCCGGCGTGTTTGAAGGCAAAACCACCGGTACACCAATCGGCTTGCTAATTGAAAATACCGACCAGCGCTCCAAAGACTACAGCAACATTAAAGACCAGTTCCGCCCCGCTCATGCTGATTACACCTACATGCACAAATACGGTGTGCGCGATTACCGTGGCGGTGGCCGCTCTTCTGCTCGTGAAACTGCCATGCGGGTCGCTGCGGGTGCCGTAGCTAAAAAATACCTTAAGGCCGTTGCCGGCATTGAAATCCGCGGTTATCTCTCGCAGCTGGGCCCGATCAAAATTGAATCGGTCGATTGGGAGGAGGTAGGGCGCAATCCTTTCTTTTGTCCGGATGCCAGCAAAGTACCGGCGATGGAAGAATTTATGAAAGCCCTGAACAAAGAGGGTGATTCTATTGGTGCCAAAATTACTGTGGTCGCCACCGGTGTAAAACCGGGTCTCGGTGAGCCGATTTTTGACCGGCTGGACGCAGAAATCGCCCACGCGCTGATGAGTATTAACGCCGTAAAAGGCGTGGAAATTGGCGATGGTTTCGATGTGGTTAATCAGCGCGGCACACAACATCGCGATGAAATAACGCCGGAGGGTTTTCTCTCCAACCATGCGGGCGGTATTCTCGGTGGGATTTCTTCCGGCCAGGATATTGTTGCCCACATTGCGCTCAAGCCAACCAGCAGCTTGCACATTCCCGGGCGCAGTGTTGATGTGCAGGGTAACCCGGTAGAAGTGATCACCAAAGGGCGTCATGACCCTTGCGTTGGTATTCGTGCCACGCCGATTGCGGAGGCGATGTTGGCGATGGTGTTAATTGATCATTTGCTGCGTAACCGTGGCCAAAATGCTGATGTACACGCTGGTGTACCGGTTATTCCTTCTCAAGCCTGA
- the prmB gene encoding 50S ribosomal protein L3 N(5)-glutamine methyltransferase gives MPATDWKSAIHELKTLRDYIRWGASRFRAAELYFGHGTDNAYDEAELLVLHAVHFTPPVDDHWLDARLVTEERERIVQLFERRVNERIPAAYLIGESWFAGLPFKIDSNVLVPRSPIAELIEKRFEPWLTEEPEYILDLCTGSGCIGIACAYAFPEAAVDLSDISPEALAVAEGNIAAHHLEDRVRAIQSDLFSDLNSLRYDLIVSNPPYVDADDLAEMPAEYHAEPAIGLASGPDGLDFTRRLLREAEAHLSENGMLVVEVGNSWVALEEAYPHIPFTWLEFERGGHGVFVLTSGQLRMAAEQGLL, from the coding sequence ATGCCTGCTACTGATTGGAAAAGTGCCATTCATGAATTGAAAACCCTGCGCGATTATATCCGCTGGGGAGCCAGCCGCTTTCGGGCGGCTGAATTGTATTTCGGGCATGGCACCGACAATGCTTACGACGAAGCCGAGTTGCTGGTGTTGCATGCAGTTCATTTTACGCCGCCGGTGGACGATCACTGGCTGGATGCTCGCCTTGTTACCGAAGAGCGCGAACGCATTGTGCAATTGTTTGAGCGGCGCGTTAACGAGCGCATCCCCGCTGCCTATTTGATCGGTGAAAGCTGGTTTGCTGGCCTGCCTTTTAAAATTGATAGCAATGTATTGGTGCCGCGCTCTCCTATTGCTGAATTGATTGAAAAGCGTTTCGAGCCATGGCTGACCGAAGAGCCGGAATATATTCTGGATTTGTGTACCGGTAGTGGTTGCATTGGCATCGCCTGCGCTTACGCCTTTCCTGAGGCCGCGGTAGATTTAAGTGATATCTCCCCTGAGGCGCTGGCGGTGGCAGAGGGCAATATTGCCGCTCATCATCTGGAGGATCGGGTGCGTGCTATTCAATCGGATCTTTTCTCCGACCTTAACTCCCTGCGTTATGACCTGATCGTTAGCAACCCGCCTTATGTAGATGCTGACGACCTGGCCGAAATGCCGGCCGAATATCATGCAGAGCCGGCCATCGGCCTGGCATCCGGACCGGACGGGCTCGATTTTACCCGCCGGTTGTTGCGTGAGGCCGAAGCCCATTTGAGCGAAAATGGCATGTTGGTGGTTGAGGTGGGCAACTCCTGGGTAGCGCTGGAAGAAGCCTATCCGCATATTCCTTTTACCTGGTTGGAGTTCGAGCGCGGCGGGCATGGGGTGTTTGTACTGACCTCCGGCCAGTTGCGCATGGCAGCAGAGCAGGGTTTGTTGTAA